The Thermodesulfobacteriota bacterium genomic sequence AGGAATATCAGGCCTAATAAGCTGATTTCAAATCGATCCCTCTTGATATCGTCACTAAATCGTATTATATTAATTAGTTAGAAGCTTTTATAAAATTTTAACCGGACACTAATGAAAAAAGATATAATTTTAAATTCTAAATTTCAACAGGAAAAAAAGACTTATTAGGCGAATTGACAACTGATGCTAATTTTTGTATCTAAATTAAAAAATGGAAACCGCTTTTCTAACAGGAGGTAAATATGTCAGGTATTAATAAGGCCATTTTAATCGGCAGGCTGGGACAAGACCCTGAGGTTCGTTATACTCCGGACGGCACGGCTGTGGCAAACTTTTCCATTGCAACATCTGAAGAATGGAAAGACAAAAACTCCGGGGAAAAAAGAGAACGTACGGAATGGCATCGTATTGTTGCCTGGCGGCGGCTGGGAGAAATATGCGGTGAATACCTTTCCAAAGGAAGGCAGGTTTATATTGAAGGCCGTATTCAGACCCGAAGCTGGGAAGACAAGGACGGAAATAAACGTTTCACCACAGAAATTGTGGCATCGGATGTGCAGTTTTTAGGAGGAAGAGATTCCGCTGCTGCAACCGGTCCTACTTCAGGTTCTCCGGATAGCGGAGGTCCACCACTCTCGACTCAGGGACCCCAGGATGATGATATTCCGTTTTAGGTGTTTATCAGAGAAAAAAATCACTAAGACACGAAAGGTGGAAAGCATAACATAGAACTATGTTTTTCGTGTCTTGGTGCTTTGGTGGGGAAAAATAAAACCTGCTTTAATCACTTGGGTGTTTAGGTATTTTTCGATTTTTTATCGTTTTCAATCTTTTCAGGTTCTTTTTTTTCTTCATCTGTTGACGCTCCCCTGAAATTTCTTATGGCCTTACCCATGCCGGCACCTATTTCAGGGAGTTTACCTGCTCCAAAAATAATGAGGATAATAACAAGTATTATTATAAGCTCAGGCATTCCTATTCCAAACATTTAGCTCCTCCTATTCATCAGGCCTGGTTTGTTTAAGTTCCTGCAGAAGCTGCAAAAACTCTTTTGATTTTAAATAACGATCGATGGCACCCTGATAATCGATCCATTTTTTCCAAAGATCGAGCCATGACTCATTGTGCCAGTAGGTGTCAGGGTCTCCTTGCCCTCTATGCTTATTTACATAATCAATATACTCTTCAGAGCAACTGTGGCATAAACGATATGGCACTTTTAAGTTTTTTTTAGTCTTTTCTCGATTCTGGTAATTGGGGCTGATCTGTATGCCGCATTTTTCACACTTGAAAGCACATTGCGTGCACTGCAGAACCTTTTGAACAGCCAGGACCTTTCGCCTTCTTATTAACTCAGTCTTTTTATTTTTGGCAAGCTCTAACTTGTCATCAAGCGATATTACATCAGCCATTTTTTCACCTCCTGACTCTGGGTAGAGGGTTTTTTTGCACGGCTGTTTTCTTTTTTACATCAGCATACATCAGGTCTCTGGACTGAATGAAACCTTTGAAAAATGGTAATTTTTGTTTGAGTTCAAGGAAGGCGAAAATTTCAACCACAGGAATATATTGAATATTTCGAGGATTGAAATTTGAGCCTGACACAGAAATCTGGCAGATAAGCGCAGACTTCTAAAAGTACTGTTTTGCAAAGGTTTCTGAGTGAAATGCTTGAATATAAAATATAACACCGGTATGCCACGGTGTCAATCTTTTAGACTCTTAGCCATTCAGGTAAAAAAGAAGGGCAGTCGCATTTTTTGAAAAATGCCATCTTTGGAACCGGTCAAGCTATAGAAACCCTCAAGCTCCTCCTTGTAAACTGATTTATTCCGATTGTATTTTTCTAAATGCGTTTACCCTTTGTAGAAGTGTAGGGGGTGATAAATCTAAGAATTCTATCGGACCGGGTCCATCCCCCATGTGGTCAATCCCCAGGTGTTGCACCAACCCTGAAAAAGGTTGAGTCTGACTATAGAGCATAATAACGAAGTTAAGGTACATGTTTGAAAATTGAGGTTTGGTGATTGTCTTGGTACCAATTCTAAACCTTTGACTTATGATAGAAAAAATTCGTAACTAGATTGCCAGTAGCATCCCATCAATAAAAAGAAGGGTTGCGGGGCATTTCTTGACATATCAAAATATCAAGGTTCCGCACCTAAGAATTATAAAGCTTCTCAACCCCAGATCAGCGTGGGTGCTTTAATATGAGATAAATACTTCGCGTTTAATATTTCTGTCCCTTAGCTTTTTACGTTCTTCATCCGACAGAATTATACCTCCGGGATGGTGAGCTCCAAATCCCAATATATAAATTGAACCGATATTATGCCCGTCACCTTTTAATCCCGAAAAAATAATGGAGGATATAAAACCGTACGCCAACCCTAATATAAATAAAAACAACACATTGAAAATTATAGGAATAATATTAGATGAGATGCTGAAATAAAACAGAAATGGGGCCATAAGCAGTCCTGGGATACCTCCCATCCAGGGTTTTTTTACACCGATAATGGCTCCAAGGAAACTAACAATGAAAATCATAGTAAATAAGCTCATAATATTTCTCCTTTCTGCTTGACGCGGAGAACAGATGACCAGTGGCGATGGCGATGCCTCCCTTGTTAAATGGTGAATCCATGCATGATCAACGACACGGCGATAGTCCACATGGTTGCGCAAACCAGGCTATCAAGAATCCGCCAGGATATTTGTTTCTTAAACAGGGGAGCAAGCATTTGCCCCCCAAGGCTCAGGCTGATAAACCATAGAGTGGAGGCGGAAACGGCCCCAATCCAGAAAAATAGCCGGCTTTCCCCGTGAAACTGGCTGCTCACGCCGCCCAGGAGAATAACAGTATCTAAATAAAAATGCGGGTTGAGCAGGGTGACGGCCAGGGTAGTGATAATGGCGGCTCTCAATGACCGCACCGCCCCATGTAACCCATTGCGAAAGAGTGGGGTGGTTGGATACAGCCCCCCCGAAACCGGCGACTCCGGCGGAGATAAAAACGGCATCGCAAATAATACAAATCAATGCGATGATCAAATGGTGGTTTCTCCTAACCCCCTGAGACAGAACAAAGGCGTTCTGGGCCCCGATGGCCACAATCAACCCACCCCCGGTGCCGAACCCCTGTATAAATGGTGCAATCATTGTTTTCACCTTCATGAGTATTGTTATGTACGGGAGAAATATAGGACATGAAGACTTAATAGTAAAATTAATTGTTTTAATGATTCATTAGCTGTGCTAATATATATTTTATGCTCGATTATAAACTCATTGAAGCTTTGGCAATGGTTTCCCGGGAAGGTGGTTTCGACAA encodes the following:
- a CDS encoding single-stranded DNA-binding protein, with protein sequence MSGINKAILIGRLGQDPEVRYTPDGTAVANFSIATSEEWKDKNSGEKRERTEWHRIVAWRRLGEICGEYLSKGRQVYIEGRIQTRSWEDKDGNKRFTTEIVASDVQFLGGRDSAAATGPTSGSPDSGGPPLSTQGPQDDDIPF
- the tatA gene encoding twin-arginine translocase TatA/TatE family subunit gives rise to the protein MFGIGMPELIIILVIILIIFGAGKLPEIGAGMGKAIRNFRGASTDEEKKEPEKIENDKKSKNT